A single window of Aspergillus puulaauensis MK2 DNA, chromosome 5, nearly complete sequence DNA harbors:
- a CDS encoding uncharacterized protein (COG:C;~EggNog:ENOG410PJBY;~TransMembrane:1 (i20-37o)), which translates to MVNDERVKWKVTSKLQKGRLLAAVNCLAGLAIFFFGYDQGMMGGVNGSQSYLEVMGLGYMENGEAVVTGWVPRINGLKDSL; encoded by the exons ATGGTCAACGACGAGCGCGTAAAGTGGAAGGTTACTTCCAAACTGCAGAAGGGCCGGCTTCTGGCAGCCGTGAACTGTCTTGCCGGGCTggcgattttcttttttg GATACGATCAAGGGATGATGGGCGGCGTGAATGGTTCCCAGTCCTATCTTGAGGTTATGGGCCTTGGCTATATGGAGAATGGCGAGGCTGTTGTTACCGGTTGGGTTCCACGCATTAATGGCCTTAAGGATTCATTATAA